A window of the Megalopta genalis isolate 19385.01 chromosome 2, iyMegGena1_principal, whole genome shotgun sequence genome harbors these coding sequences:
- the Vha100-2 gene encoding V-type ATPase subunit a family protein Vha100-2 isoform X1 has protein sequence MFRSETMALCQLFIQPESAYQSVSELGETGTVQFRDLNGDVNYFQRKFVSEVRRCDEMERKLRYMESEVRKDGVPIQDNLPELPRAPNPRAIIDLEANLEKMGNDILELSQNAVNLKSNYLELTELRHVLEKTQVFFTEEEANDSMNRTLNEDVQIQSVTGHGRLEFVAGVIIRERVPAFERMLWRISRGNVFLRQVGLDQALEDPATGNQMFKTAFVAFFQGEQLKSRIKKVCSGFHASLYPCPHTPAERSEMLTGVRTRLEDLNMILNETRDHRQLVLRNVAKELPNWTIMVRKMKAIYHTMNLFNMDVSKKCLIGECWVPISDLNIVRNCLNEGSRICGSTMPSFLNVIYTDESPPTFNRTNKFTRGFQNLIDAYGVASYREVNPALYTIITFPFLFSVMFGDAGHGVIMTLFALFMILKEKKFMSQKSKSEIWNIFFAGRYIVLLMGIFSIYTGVIYNDLFSKSMNLFGSSWSIPYDTQTIRDFHSLQLDPADKSSYKQTPYPMGVDPVWALAQNKIIFLNSYKMKLSIIFGVVHMIFGVCMSVCNIMYFKKYPSLFLEFLPQLLFLIVLFFYLVVLMFVKWVLYSATIGEKRFSSRCAPSVLITFINMILQGHTKIPGCDEYMFPGQAIIQYVCIGIAIVCIPVMLFGKPVYFLFAKRNKSGGIIHSNGTTQDIELQSDPTQTLTSTSETAASGTKHEEDSFGELMIHQSIHTIEYVLSTISHTASYLRLWALSLAHGQLSEVLWSMVLRQGLGAEENNYVFSIVLFFSFAAWAFFTLAILVMMEGLSAFLHTLRLHWVEFMSKFYEGQGYPFQPFCFKSILDAEESEE, from the exons ATGTTCAGGAGCGAGACGATGGCTCTCTGCCAGCTGTTCATTCAGCCAGAGTCTGCCTATCAATCCGTCTCTGAACTTGGTGAAACCGGTACTGTGCAGTTTCGCGAT CTAAACGGCGATGTCAATTACTTTCAACGAAAGTTCGTCAGCGAAGTCCGTCGGTGTGACGAAATGGAGCGGAAGCTTCGGTACATGGAATCGGAAGTCAGAAAGGATGGTGTACCTATCCAGGATAACCTGCCTGAGTTACCACGTGCGCCGAACCCCAGAGCCATCATAGATCTCGAg GCGAATCTCGAGAAGATGGGGAACGACATTTTAGAGCTGAGCCAAAACGCGGTGAACCTGAAGAGTAACTATCTCGAGTTGACGGAATTACGGCACGTGCTCGAGAAGACCCAAGTCTTTTTCACGGAG GAAGAGGCCAATGACTCGATGAACAGGACGCTGAACGAGGACGTACAGATTCAGAGCGTCACCGGCCATGGACGTCTTGA ATTCGTTGCTGGGGTCATAATCCGGGAGCGTGTACCAGCCTTTGAAAGGATGTTGTGGCGGATATCACGTGGAAACGTATTCTTGCGTCAAGTTGGACTGGATCAGGCGTTAGAAGACCCAGCCACC gGGAATCAGATGTTCAAAACTGCTTTCGTTGCTTTTTTCCAAGGAGAGCAGCTGAAAAGTCGAATTAAGAAAGTCTGCAGTGGCTTCCACGCTTCTTTGTACCCATGTCCGCATACTCCTGCGGAGCGTAGTGAAATGCTGACGGGCGTCCGCACCAGATTAGAGGATTTGAACATG ATTCTAAATGAAACACGAGACCACCGTCAACTTGTCCTACGCAATGTAGCCAAAGAGCTACCAAACTGGACCATCATGGTTAGGAAAATGAAAGCCATTTACCACACGATGAATTTATTCAACATGGATGTTTCGAAAAAGTGTCTTATAGGAGAATGCTGGGTACCGATATCCGATTTGAACATCGTCAGAAACTGTCTGAATGAAGGATCG CGTATTTGCGGTAGCACCATGCCGTCTTTCCTCAATGTGATCTACACGGACGAAAGTCCACCGACGTTTAACAGGACGAATAAGTTCACGAGAGGTTTCCAAAACCTAATTGACGCGTACGGTGTGGCATCGTATCGTGAAGTTAACCCAGCCCTTTATACAATCATCACTTTTCCTTTCTTATTTAGCGTCATGTTCGGCGATGCCGGCCATG GTGTAATTATGACTTTGTTTGCCCTGTTTATGATACTGAAGGAGAAGAAATTTATGTCGCAGAAGTCGAAGTCGGAAATTTGGAACATATTCTTTGCCGGTCGTTATATCGTACTTCTGATGGGTATATTTTCTATTTACACCGGCGTGATCTACAACGACTTGTTCTCAAAGTCAATGAACTTGTTCGGAAGTAGTTGGTCCATACCGTACGATACGCAAACAATAAGAGATTTTCATTCTCTTCAATTGGATCCGGCCGATAAAAGCAGTTATAAACAAACGCCATATCCTATGGGCGTGGATCCAGTTTGGGCATTAGCTCAGAACAAAATTATATTCTTGAACTCCTACAAAATGAAGCTGTCCATCATTTTTGGAGTTGTGCACATGATTTTTGGCGTCTGCATGAGCGTCTGCAACATTAT GTACTTCAAGAAGTATCCAAGCTTATTCCTCGAATTCTTGCCGCAGTTACTTTTCCTTATTGTGTTGTTCTTCTATCTCGTGGTTTTGATGTTTGTCAAATGGGTCTTGTATAGTGCTACAATAG gtGAAAAACGTTTTAGTTCAAGATGTGCTCCATCCGTTTTGATCACGTTCATCAATATGATACTGCAAGGTCATACGAAAATACCAGGCTGTGATGAATATATGTTCCCTGGTCAGGCCATTATTCAATACGTCTGCATTGGTATTGCTATAGTATGTATACCGGTGATGCTCTTCGGAAAACCCGTTTACTTCCTGTTTGCAAAGAGGAATAAATCAGGAGGTATAATTCAT AGCAACGGAACTACTCAGGACATCGAGTTGCAGTCGGATCCTACACAAACACTAACATCAACCAGTGAAACGGCTGCAAGTGGTACTAAACATGAGGAAGATTCATTCGGAGAACTTATGATCCATCAAAGCATTCACACTATAGAATATGTTCTTTCGACGATATCGCACACTGCCTCTTATTTACGTTTGTGGGCCTTGTCGCTAGCCCACGGACAGTTGTCAGAAGTATTGTGGTCTATGGTTCTGAGACAAGGTCTCGGGGCTGAAGAGAACAATTATGTATTCAGCATAGTCTTATTCTTTTCTTTCGCTGCCTGGGCGTTCTTCACCCTCGCTATTTTGGTTATGATGGAGGGGTTGTCTGCTTTCCTTCATACCCTCCGACTTCATTG GGTGGAGTTTATGAGCAAATTCTACGAAGGCCAGGGCTATCCTTTCCAACCATTTTGTTTCAAGAGTATTTTAGACGCAGAGGAAAGCGAAGAATAG
- the Vha100-2 gene encoding V-type ATPase subunit a family protein Vha100-2 isoform X2 — protein MFRSETMALCQLFIQPESAYQSVSELGETGTVQFRDLNGDVNYFQRKFVSEVRRCDEMERKLRYMESEVRKDGVPIQDNLPELPRAPNPRAIIDLEANLEKMGNDILELSQNAVNLKSNYLELTELRHVLEKTQVFFTEEEANDSMNRTLNEDVQIQSVTGHGRLEFVAGVIIRERVPAFERMLWRISRGNVFLRQVGLDQALEDPATGNQMFKTAFVAFFQGEQLKSRIKKVCSGFHASLYPCPHTPAERSEMLTGVRTRLEDLNMILNETRDHRQLVLRNVAKELPNWTIMVRKMKAIYHTMNLFNMDVSKKCLIGECWVPISDLNIVRNCLNEGSRICGSTMPSFLNVIYTDESPPTFNRTNKFTRGFQNLIDAYGVASYREVNPALYTIITFPFLFSVMFGDAGHGVIMTLFALFMILKEKKFMSQKSKSEIWNIFFAGRYIVLLMGIFSIYTGVIYNDLFSKSMNLFGSSWSIPYDTQTIRDFHSLQLDPADKSSYKQTPYPMGVDPVWALAQNKIIFLNSYKMKLSIIFGVVHMIFGVCMSVCNIMYFKKYPSLFLEFLPQLLFLIVLFFYLVVLMFVKWVLYSATGEKRFSSRCAPSVLITFINMILQGHTKIPGCDEYMFPGQAIIQYVCIGIAIVCIPVMLFGKPVYFLFAKRNKSGGIIHSNGTTQDIELQSDPTQTLTSTSETAASGTKHEEDSFGELMIHQSIHTIEYVLSTISHTASYLRLWALSLAHGQLSEVLWSMVLRQGLGAEENNYVFSIVLFFSFAAWAFFTLAILVMMEGLSAFLHTLRLHWVEFMSKFYEGQGYPFQPFCFKSILDAEESEE, from the exons ATGTTCAGGAGCGAGACGATGGCTCTCTGCCAGCTGTTCATTCAGCCAGAGTCTGCCTATCAATCCGTCTCTGAACTTGGTGAAACCGGTACTGTGCAGTTTCGCGAT CTAAACGGCGATGTCAATTACTTTCAACGAAAGTTCGTCAGCGAAGTCCGTCGGTGTGACGAAATGGAGCGGAAGCTTCGGTACATGGAATCGGAAGTCAGAAAGGATGGTGTACCTATCCAGGATAACCTGCCTGAGTTACCACGTGCGCCGAACCCCAGAGCCATCATAGATCTCGAg GCGAATCTCGAGAAGATGGGGAACGACATTTTAGAGCTGAGCCAAAACGCGGTGAACCTGAAGAGTAACTATCTCGAGTTGACGGAATTACGGCACGTGCTCGAGAAGACCCAAGTCTTTTTCACGGAG GAAGAGGCCAATGACTCGATGAACAGGACGCTGAACGAGGACGTACAGATTCAGAGCGTCACCGGCCATGGACGTCTTGA ATTCGTTGCTGGGGTCATAATCCGGGAGCGTGTACCAGCCTTTGAAAGGATGTTGTGGCGGATATCACGTGGAAACGTATTCTTGCGTCAAGTTGGACTGGATCAGGCGTTAGAAGACCCAGCCACC gGGAATCAGATGTTCAAAACTGCTTTCGTTGCTTTTTTCCAAGGAGAGCAGCTGAAAAGTCGAATTAAGAAAGTCTGCAGTGGCTTCCACGCTTCTTTGTACCCATGTCCGCATACTCCTGCGGAGCGTAGTGAAATGCTGACGGGCGTCCGCACCAGATTAGAGGATTTGAACATG ATTCTAAATGAAACACGAGACCACCGTCAACTTGTCCTACGCAATGTAGCCAAAGAGCTACCAAACTGGACCATCATGGTTAGGAAAATGAAAGCCATTTACCACACGATGAATTTATTCAACATGGATGTTTCGAAAAAGTGTCTTATAGGAGAATGCTGGGTACCGATATCCGATTTGAACATCGTCAGAAACTGTCTGAATGAAGGATCG CGTATTTGCGGTAGCACCATGCCGTCTTTCCTCAATGTGATCTACACGGACGAAAGTCCACCGACGTTTAACAGGACGAATAAGTTCACGAGAGGTTTCCAAAACCTAATTGACGCGTACGGTGTGGCATCGTATCGTGAAGTTAACCCAGCCCTTTATACAATCATCACTTTTCCTTTCTTATTTAGCGTCATGTTCGGCGATGCCGGCCATG GTGTAATTATGACTTTGTTTGCCCTGTTTATGATACTGAAGGAGAAGAAATTTATGTCGCAGAAGTCGAAGTCGGAAATTTGGAACATATTCTTTGCCGGTCGTTATATCGTACTTCTGATGGGTATATTTTCTATTTACACCGGCGTGATCTACAACGACTTGTTCTCAAAGTCAATGAACTTGTTCGGAAGTAGTTGGTCCATACCGTACGATACGCAAACAATAAGAGATTTTCATTCTCTTCAATTGGATCCGGCCGATAAAAGCAGTTATAAACAAACGCCATATCCTATGGGCGTGGATCCAGTTTGGGCATTAGCTCAGAACAAAATTATATTCTTGAACTCCTACAAAATGAAGCTGTCCATCATTTTTGGAGTTGTGCACATGATTTTTGGCGTCTGCATGAGCGTCTGCAACATTAT GTACTTCAAGAAGTATCCAAGCTTATTCCTCGAATTCTTGCCGCAGTTACTTTTCCTTATTGTGTTGTTCTTCTATCTCGTGGTTTTGATGTTTGTCAAATGGGTCTTGTATAGTGCTACA ggtGAAAAACGTTTTAGTTCAAGATGTGCTCCATCCGTTTTGATCACGTTCATCAATATGATACTGCAAGGTCATACGAAAATACCAGGCTGTGATGAATATATGTTCCCTGGTCAGGCCATTATTCAATACGTCTGCATTGGTATTGCTATAGTATGTATACCGGTGATGCTCTTCGGAAAACCCGTTTACTTCCTGTTTGCAAAGAGGAATAAATCAGGAGGTATAATTCAT AGCAACGGAACTACTCAGGACATCGAGTTGCAGTCGGATCCTACACAAACACTAACATCAACCAGTGAAACGGCTGCAAGTGGTACTAAACATGAGGAAGATTCATTCGGAGAACTTATGATCCATCAAAGCATTCACACTATAGAATATGTTCTTTCGACGATATCGCACACTGCCTCTTATTTACGTTTGTGGGCCTTGTCGCTAGCCCACGGACAGTTGTCAGAAGTATTGTGGTCTATGGTTCTGAGACAAGGTCTCGGGGCTGAAGAGAACAATTATGTATTCAGCATAGTCTTATTCTTTTCTTTCGCTGCCTGGGCGTTCTTCACCCTCGCTATTTTGGTTATGATGGAGGGGTTGTCTGCTTTCCTTCATACCCTCCGACTTCATTG GGTGGAGTTTATGAGCAAATTCTACGAAGGCCAGGGCTATCCTTTCCAACCATTTTGTTTCAAGAGTATTTTAGACGCAGAGGAAAGCGAAGAATAG